A part of Methanobrevibacter sp. genomic DNA contains:
- a CDS encoding CoB--CoM heterodisulfide reductase iron-sulfur subunit A family protein: MAEETNNNEELRIGVYVCHCGVNVGGVVDCPSVAEYAKTLPNVVHATDYKYMCSDPGQAMIQEDIKEKNLNRIVVAACSPRLHEPTFRRCVEEAGLNKFLFEFANLREQDSWVHMNQPEEATAKAKDLTRMAVAKARLLEPLEATKVAVNNTALVIGGGVAGIQTALDLGDMGFKTYMVERNPTIGGRMGQLDKTFPTLDCSMCILAPKMVDCAKHENIELISYAEVTEVDGYIGNFKVTVEKKPRYVDEDLCTGCGACQEACPIEIPNYYDEGVGMVKAAYIPFPQAVPLCATIDKDYCIECNLCVQACGPDAIDHNQEATTIELEVGTIVAAIGYDPFDPSGIYQYGYGRFSNVITAMEIERMINASGPTGGHVIKPSDGIEPKRVAFIHCVGSRDEQIGKPYCSRVCCMYSMKNAQLCIDHEPDTEVTCYYMDIRSFGKGYEEFYKTSQEKYGIEFIRGKPAQIFENDDLTLTIRAEDTLLGKVTEYTYDLVVLSVGLEHSAGSDELRQTLGLSRSADGFYMEAHPKLRPVDTLTDGVYIAGVAQGPKDIPDSVAQGSAAASRAAIPMAKGEVEIEPIIAANDEAICGACQVCVELCPFAAISIATGVGGKEFAQINSALCKGCGTCVGACPSGAMNQQHFKTEQIMAQISAALEDLGK, translated from the coding sequence ATGGCAGAAGAAACAAATAATAACGAAGAATTAAGGATAGGTGTTTACGTCTGTCACTGTGGTGTAAACGTCGGTGGAGTCGTAGACTGTCCTAGTGTAGCTGAATATGCTAAGACCTTACCTAATGTAGTTCACGCAACTGACTACAAGTACATGTGTTCCGACCCAGGTCAAGCAATGATTCAAGAAGACATCAAAGAGAAAAACTTAAACAGAATTGTTGTAGCAGCTTGTTCCCCTCGTCTTCACGAACCTACTTTCCGTAGATGTGTAGAAGAAGCTGGATTAAACAAATTCTTATTTGAATTTGCTAACTTAAGAGAACAAGACTCATGGGTACACATGAACCAACCTGAAGAAGCTACTGCAAAAGCTAAAGATTTAACACGTATGGCTGTAGCTAAAGCTAGATTACTCGAACCATTAGAAGCTACTAAAGTAGCAGTAAACAACACTGCATTAGTTATCGGTGGTGGAGTAGCTGGTATCCAAACTGCATTAGATTTAGGTGACATGGGCTTCAAAACCTACATGGTAGAAAGAAACCCTACCATCGGTGGAAGAATGGGACAATTAGATAAAACATTCCCAACTCTCGACTGTTCAATGTGTATTTTAGCACCTAAAATGGTAGACTGTGCAAAACACGAAAACATCGAATTGATTTCCTACGCAGAAGTTACTGAAGTAGACGGATACATCGGAAACTTCAAAGTAACTGTAGAGAAAAAACCTAGATATGTAGATGAAGATTTATGTACTGGATGTGGAGCTTGTCAAGAAGCTTGTCCTATCGAAATACCTAACTACTACGACGAAGGTGTAGGTATGGTAAAAGCAGCATACATCCCATTCCCTCAAGCTGTACCATTATGTGCAACTATCGATAAAGACTACTGTATCGAATGTAACTTATGTGTACAAGCATGTGGACCGGACGCTATTGATCACAATCAAGAAGCTACCACTATTGAATTAGAAGTTGGTACTATTGTTGCTGCAATCGGTTACGACCCATTCGACCCATCTGGAATTTACCAATACGGATACGGACGTTTCTCAAACGTCATTACCGCTATGGAAATTGAAAGAATGATTAACGCATCAGGTCCTACCGGTGGACACGTAATCAAACCTTCCGACGGTATCGAACCTAAACGTGTTGCATTCATCCACTGTGTCGGTTCAAGAGATGAACAAATCGGTAAACCATACTGTTCCAGAGTATGTTGTATGTACTCCATGAAAAACGCTCAATTATGTATCGACCACGAACCTGATACCGAAGTAACCTGTTACTACATGGATATCCGTTCATTCGGTAAAGGATACGAAGAGTTCTACAAAACATCTCAAGAAAAATACGGTATTGAATTTATCAGAGGTAAACCAGCACAAATCTTCGAAAACGACGATTTAACCTTAACTATCAGAGCAGAAGATACTTTACTCGGTAAAGTAACTGAATACACTTACGATTTAGTTGTATTAAGCGTAGGTCTCGAACACTCCGCTGGATCTGACGAACTCAGACAAACCTTAGGTCTTTCCAGATCTGCAGACGGATTCTACATGGAAGCTCACCCAAAACTCAGACCTGTTGACACCTTAACTGACGGTGTTTACATTGCTGGTGTAGCACAAGGTCCTAAAGATATTCCTGACTCCGTAGCACAAGGTTCAGCTGCAGCATCCAGAGCAGCAATCCCAATGGCTAAAGGAGAAGTAGAAATCGAACCTATTATCGCAGCTAACGACGAAGCAATTTGTGGTGCTTGTCAAGTATGTGTTGAATTATGTCCATTTGCAGCTATTTCAATTGCAACTGGCGTAGGTGGAAAAGAATTTGCACAAATTAACTCCGCATTATGTAAAGGATGTGGAACTTGTGTAGGTGCATGTCCATCTGGTGCTATGAACCAACAACACTTCAAAACCGAGCAAATTATGGCACAAATCAGTGCTGCTCTTGAAGACTTAGGTAAATAG
- a CDS encoding DUF192 domain-containing protein — translation MILNKTTYELFDTKIIFADNFIKRFKGLMLKKEIDFALVFTNLKDSSIHTHFMRFDIDVYFLDKNKVILEKTTLKPWRFYKPKKPAHYVLETKKNHFNFEIGDRIEFI, via the coding sequence ATGATTTTAAATAAAACCACTTATGAACTATTTGATACAAAAATTATATTCGCAGATAACTTTATCAAGCGTTTTAAAGGATTGATGTTGAAAAAAGAAATTGACTTTGCCTTAGTGTTTACCAATCTAAAAGACTCATCCATACATACTCATTTTATGAGATTTGATATAGATGTCTATTTTCTGGATAAAAACAAAGTCATTTTAGAAAAAACTACATTAAAACCATGGAGATTTTATAAACCTAAAAAACCAGCACACTATGTACTGGAAACTAAAAAAAATCACTTTAATTTTGAAATAGGCGATAGGATAGAATTTATTTAA
- a CDS encoding DsbA family protein: MKIEYYSDFNCPYSYIGLKRLTDAVNELNLTPKWELKSFELPLSNKINFKEVEENTKNDNLTIKPISLTSSRNAHRLTKFVQKNYPELSQELIFKIYKANFEKNKTISDIGVLSEITASIGLNPDEISKMLLSKSYDLEVELEMQDAVFNGITAIPHYSIYIDGQRLIIPGAFEKEDFKIALEDLASGNIKEKTFI; this comes from the coding sequence ATGAAAATAGAATATTACAGTGATTTTAACTGTCCATACTCATATATCGGACTTAAACGCTTAACTGATGCGGTCAACGAATTAAATTTAACCCCAAAATGGGAGTTAAAATCATTTGAGCTTCCATTAAGCAATAAAATTAACTTCAAAGAGGTAGAAGAAAACACAAAAAATGACAATCTAACCATCAAACCAATTTCATTAACCTCTTCAAGAAATGCTCATAGACTAACAAAATTCGTGCAAAAAAATTATCCCGAACTTTCACAGGAACTTATTTTTAAAATATACAAGGCAAATTTTGAAAAAAACAAGACAATATCAGATATTGGTGTGTTAAGTGAAATTACAGCTTCAATCGGTTTAAATCCGGATGAAATTAGTAAAATGCTTTTAAGCAAATCATATGATCTTGAAGTCGAACTTGAAATGCAGGATGCAGTATTTAACGGAATTACAGCCATTCCACACTACAGCATTTATATTGATGGTCAAAGATTGATTATTCCAGGAGCCTTTGAAAAAGAAGATTTTAAAATTGCTCTAGAAGATCTTGCAAGTGGAAACATCAAAGAAAAGACATTTATCTAA
- a CDS encoding AEC family transporter encodes MNAIETTILSIILMIGLGYFLKRIDFLSQNDIDPLNKIVMYILMPCMIFSALYSADLSLIPKLGVLPLVILASSFVTGVVSFFILKRLHFDDKKLWSVLVTVMIANTAFMGYPVNLGIYGDAGFLRAIFCDTATMCIFLLLSFVLILKFGGTLKKAVKKIALFPPLWAIILGLGLNILNIPIGDVLTNTVDYLGGGAIPLIMISLGLSINLDGLSRNKSMVAFTSVMKLLFFPFIAFMIVSYLGLVDLQYSVSIVEAAMPSGMLSLLLSVTYNLDYELTSDCILINTVISLITLPLIIMLL; translated from the coding sequence ATGAATGCAATTGAAACTACTATTTTATCTATTATTTTAATGATTGGTTTGGGATATTTCCTTAAACGAATTGATTTTTTATCTCAAAATGATATCGATCCATTAAATAAAATAGTGATGTATATTTTAATGCCGTGCATGATTTTTTCTGCATTGTACTCAGCAGATTTATCCTTAATACCAAAATTGGGAGTTCTGCCACTTGTAATTCTTGCATCGTCTTTTGTAACGGGCGTCGTTTCATTTTTCATATTGAAGAGACTGCATTTCGATGATAAAAAATTGTGGAGTGTGCTTGTTACAGTAATGATTGCAAATACTGCATTCATGGGATATCCTGTTAATTTGGGCATTTATGGTGATGCAGGATTTTTAAGGGCAATATTTTGTGATACTGCAACAATGTGTATCTTTTTACTCCTCTCTTTTGTCTTGATTTTAAAATTTGGAGGAACTTTAAAAAAGGCTGTTAAGAAAATCGCTCTGTTTCCACCTTTATGGGCAATTATATTGGGTTTAGGTTTAAATATCCTTAACATTCCTATTGGGGATGTTTTAACTAACACTGTCGATTATTTGGGCGGCGGCGCTATTCCCTTAATCATGATCTCTTTGGGTTTGTCCATTAATCTTGATGGGCTTTCACGCAACAAGTCCATGGTTGCTTTTACATCCGTGATGAAGCTTTTATTTTTCCCTTTTATTGCATTCATGATTGTGTCTTATTTGGGTCTTGTAGACCTTCAGTATAGCGTTTCAATTGTGGAGGCTGCAATGCCTTCAGGAATGTTGTCGTTATTGCTTTCAGTCACATATAACCTTGACTATGAACTCACGTCTGATTGCATATTGATCAACACTGTAATCTCTTTGATTACACTACCTCTAATTATCATGTTATTGTAG
- a CDS encoding dihydromethanopterin reductase (acceptor), giving the protein MRIGFAFTGAGHLLRESVQVAEKLAKEHEVTIFLSGAAEEVLKMYGLYDRVVRLTGGKYRELATDSNQKFSYPITGRLSLGKYDALIVSPATANTVSKIVYGIADTLVTNAVAQAGKGAVPTYMVPVDIHPGPIDTVLPSKMELSKCQSCDDCVASLACEQGAIIPHEEIDLTKCIGCGLCRNTCPYDAISEGKIITIYMRDIDIENTRKLSSIDEIKIFENPNEILDII; this is encoded by the coding sequence ATGAGAATCGGATTTGCATTTACTGGGGCTGGTCATTTACTTAGGGAATCAGTGCAGGTGGCTGAGAAATTAGCCAAAGAGCATGAAGTCACTATATTCCTATCAGGTGCCGCTGAAGAAGTTCTTAAGATGTATGGACTTTATGATAGAGTTGTCAGATTAACTGGCGGTAAATATAGGGAATTAGCTACTGATTCAAATCAAAAATTTTCATATCCAATTACAGGTCGTTTATCCTTAGGGAAATACGACGCATTGATTGTATCACCTGCTACAGCAAATACAGTTTCAAAAATAGTCTATGGAATAGCCGATACTTTAGTTACAAATGCCGTTGCTCAGGCAGGTAAAGGTGCCGTTCCGACATATATGGTGCCTGTTGACATCCATCCCGGTCCAATTGATACAGTTTTACCGTCCAAGATGGAATTGTCAAAATGTCAAAGCTGTGACGATTGTGTTGCATCTCTGGCCTGTGAGCAGGGAGCTATCATACCTCATGAAGAGATAGACTTAACAAAGTGCATTGGCTGCGGTTTGTGCAGGAATACATGTCCATATGATGCAATATCCGAAGGAAAAATCATAACAATCTACATGAGAGACATTGATATTGAAAACACTCGTAAGTTATCCAGTATTGATGAAATAAAGATATTTGAAAACCCTAATGAAATCTTAGATATTATCTAA
- the glyA gene encoding serine hydroxymethyltransferase, giving the protein MTNYHDEILKFEEIAKEHTEYMRNSINLIASENVTSVEVTEAVATDFAHRYAEGQAFERFYEGCQYVDQVEDMTKKLSCKVYDCDYANVQPVSGVTANLAAFFGFAKPGKKVMALEVPSGGHISHADVSAAGIRGLKTVFHPLDKDIMNIDIDAMNKKILEEKPNIVLFGGSLFLFPHPIAEAREAADEVGATVMYDGAHVLGLIAGGQFQQPLKEGADLMMGSTHKTFPGPQGGIILSHKENEEIIDNAVFPGVVSNHHLHHLLGLGIATAEMLEFGEAYAKQIIKNAQALGQAMYERGFDVLCEDQGFTKSHQIAVNLTNIRSASDIAKELADNNVILNKNLLPGDDRDNSDDPSGIRIGTQEITRRGLKEKEMDEVAEFIKRVAVDKEDIADEVAEFMNQYTTLDYAFSDREAYKYHKLD; this is encoded by the coding sequence ATGACTAATTATCATGATGAAATTTTAAAATTTGAAGAAATTGCAAAAGAACATACTGAATACATGAGAAACAGTATCAATCTCATTGCTTCTGAAAATGTTACAAGTGTAGAGGTAACAGAAGCCGTGGCTACTGATTTTGCTCACAGGTATGCTGAAGGACAGGCATTTGAAAGGTTTTACGAAGGATGTCAATATGTTGACCAAGTGGAAGACATGACCAAAAAGCTTTCATGTAAGGTTTACGACTGTGATTATGCTAATGTTCAACCTGTATCTGGTGTAACAGCAAACCTTGCAGCATTCTTTGGTTTTGCAAAACCTGGAAAAAAAGTAATGGCTTTGGAAGTTCCATCCGGAGGTCACATTTCCCATGCCGATGTAAGTGCAGCCGGTATTCGTGGCTTAAAAACCGTGTTCCATCCATTGGACAAAGACATAATGAACATTGACATTGATGCAATGAATAAAAAGATACTTGAAGAAAAGCCAAACATTGTTTTGTTCGGTGGAAGCTTATTCTTATTCCCTCATCCTATTGCTGAAGCTCGCGAAGCCGCAGATGAAGTCGGAGCTACAGTCATGTATGATGGAGCACATGTATTGGGTCTTATTGCAGGAGGTCAATTCCAACAACCTCTCAAAGAGGGTGCAGATTTGATGATGGGAAGCACTCACAAGACATTCCCAGGTCCACAGGGCGGAATTATTCTCTCACATAAGGAAAATGAAGAAATCATCGACAATGCAGTTTTCCCAGGTGTTGTAAGTAATCACCACTTACACCATTTATTGGGTTTAGGCATTGCCACTGCTGAAATGCTTGAGTTTGGTGAAGCTTATGCAAAACAAATCATTAAAAACGCACAGGCTCTTGGTCAGGCAATGTATGAAAGAGGCTTTGACGTATTATGTGAAGATCAAGGGTTTACAAAATCCCACCAAATTGCAGTAAACTTAACCAATATCAGGTCAGCTTCCGATATTGCAAAGGAATTGGCTGACAATAATGTAATATTGAACAAAAACCTTTTGCCTGGTGATGACAGGGACAATTCCGATGATCCATCCGGTATCAGAATAGGTACTCAGGAAATCACAAGAAGAGGTTTAAAAGAAAAAGAAATGGATGAAGTTGCTGAATTCATCAAACGTGTCGCTGTTGATAAAGAAGACATTGCCGATGAAGTTGCTGAATTCATGAACCAATACACTACCTTAGATTACGCATTTTCAGACAGAGAAGCTTACAAATATCATAAATTAGATTAA
- the radA gene encoding DNA repair and recombination protein RadA, with the protein MVELADLPGVGEKTAEKLKDAGFADMMRLATATPKELSVKAEIGEGVAEKVIEAARRAENIDFETALEVDERRKDVGHITVGSQEFNDLIGGGIETQSITEVFGEFGSGKSQISHELAVTVQLPVELGGLDGECVFVDTENTFRPERVRQIAEGFDLDVEQVLSRIHVARAFNSSHQILMVDKINELIQNGSNIKLVIVDSLMAHFRAEYVGRESLAVRQQKLNQHLHSLQQIANTYNVAVFLTNQVQAKPDSFFGSPTKAIGGHVLGHASTYRIWLKKGLAGKRIARLVDSPHLPEGECVFKITSEGIVS; encoded by the coding sequence ATGGTAGAATTAGCAGATTTACCAGGCGTTGGTGAAAAAACAGCAGAAAAATTAAAAGATGCAGGTTTTGCTGATATGATGAGATTAGCTACAGCTACTCCTAAAGAATTATCAGTCAAAGCAGAAATTGGTGAAGGAGTTGCTGAAAAAGTTATTGAAGCGGCCCGTAGAGCTGAAAATATTGATTTTGAAACAGCATTGGAAGTAGATGAAAGAAGAAAAGATGTTGGTCATATTACTGTGGGAAGCCAAGAATTCAATGATCTAATCGGTGGTGGAATCGAAACACAATCAATTACTGAAGTGTTCGGTGAATTTGGGTCTGGTAAAAGTCAAATTTCCCATGAATTAGCCGTCACTGTTCAATTACCTGTAGAGCTTGGCGGTCTTGATGGGGAATGCGTATTTGTAGACACTGAAAATACTTTCCGTCCTGAAAGAGTAAGGCAAATTGCTGAAGGTTTTGATTTGGATGTTGAACAAGTTTTAAGCAGGATTCATGTAGCTCGTGCATTTAACTCTTCTCATCAAATATTAATGGTTGATAAGATTAATGAACTTATTCAAAACGGTTCAAACATCAAATTAGTCATTGTTGATTCATTAATGGCTCATTTCAGGGCAGAATATGTTGGAAGGGAATCTTTAGCCGTCAGACAGCAAAAACTAAATCAGCATTTGCATTCACTTCAACAGATTGCAAACACATATAATGTCGCTGTTTTCCTTACAAACCAAGTCCAAGCTAAACCGGATTCATTCTTTGGAAGTCCGACAAAAGCTATTGGAGGGCATGTTTTAGGGCATGCTTCCACTTATAGGATTTGGCTTAAAAAAGGTTTAGCAGGTAAAAGAATAGCCCGTTTAGTCGATTCACCTCATTTGCCTGAAGGCGAATGCGTATTTAAAATTACTAGCGAAGGTATCGTTAGCTAA
- a CDS encoding OB-fold nucleic acid binding domain-containing protein: MQEEILQLYEKIKDQLSEEEFNAEIEELRKDYDDVGFMNDIDLARMILENYGVEVPEVSSTDDDSSSDETLDESAENEDVEVQDDGIKMTEELQEYYEKVKDKVSEEEFLARLDKFKQENSDISFYNDVTFAGMVVSELEDKEEEVEAISERPEYSNDSIKDLEDGLKDASVTGRVISISNKRSFKTRKGNEGEVCNVELQDNTGTMRCVFWTPNMTLLKKFKEGDIIQIKNVDIKEGYSGLEANLRPRSSIAHLEEDSSKFPVYEEIITDIADIKADTKVNIIARILRIPTIRSYEKNGKQGRVASLELQDATGKITYTLWNKNVELIKDLNLEDGDTVKILAAQARERTNRDGENEISLSHWDGRIVKGEYDVPEVEQEFSQIGDLSEQKDVSIKGVVIRLQDIKTFLRKTDNSEGRLRNFDVGDSTGAIRVTVWGDDTSLPINKGDIVKIIGGDVRFDEYTESGYSMNTNFNTQITINPENLTIEELDEFDGIREQLRPTPIGSIAEIDDDGKEIDIIGRILSVNDINEFQRDDGSVGVVRSVMFADESGKVQLSFWNERAQEEYVVGDAYQIENARTRLGMMSVDLNIGNGARVIKLSEEQASAMFIPELSTLEKTIYNPKKIEDLDEDEEDTIIMGRIIEMYDVREFDRDTGDTGHVRNIEIADDTGTIRVALWDKDATKEREIGDAIKLQNPRLELNRDNRLEASVSRATTILEPSEAELDKIPSIDELMEAIYVPKTIESLLEDDTNVCVTGTIKEVSTQRPILKKCPNCNSTVEETIDEYICDNCGHTFDEPDYLLMVPTRIEDDTGDIQVTFFDNLAEELIGMKKEEIISLTEDGYGIEDKLEDLNGLTIEIIANVNFDEYNEENRLNPKKILNKYF; the protein is encoded by the coding sequence ATGCAAGAAGAAATTTTACAATTATATGAAAAAATCAAAGATCAACTTTCTGAAGAAGAGTTTAACGCTGAAATTGAAGAATTACGTAAAGATTATGATGATGTAGGTTTTATGAATGACATTGACCTCGCACGAATGATTTTAGAAAATTATGGTGTTGAGGTTCCTGAAGTAAGCTCTACCGATGACGATTCTTCAAGTGATGAGACTTTAGATGAATCTGCAGAAAATGAAGACGTTGAAGTTCAAGATGATGGAATAAAAATGACCGAAGAACTTCAAGAGTACTATGAAAAAGTTAAGGATAAAGTTAGTGAAGAAGAATTCTTAGCTCGTTTGGATAAATTTAAACAAGAGAATTCTGATATTTCATTTTACAATGATGTTACTTTTGCAGGAATGGTCGTCAGCGAATTGGAAGATAAGGAAGAAGAAGTTGAAGCCATATCTGAAAGGCCGGAATACTCCAACGATTCAATAAAAGATTTGGAAGATGGTCTAAAAGACGCTTCAGTTACAGGCAGAGTCATATCCATATCCAATAAACGATCATTTAAGACACGTAAAGGTAATGAGGGAGAAGTCTGTAATGTAGAACTTCAGGATAACACTGGAACTATGAGATGTGTTTTCTGGACTCCAAACATGACTCTTTTAAAGAAATTTAAAGAGGGAGACATTATCCAAATTAAAAATGTAGATATCAAAGAGGGATATTCAGGACTTGAAGCTAATTTAAGGCCAAGGTCTTCTATTGCTCATTTAGAGGAAGATTCCTCAAAATTCCCTGTTTATGAAGAAATCATCACTGACATTGCCGATATCAAAGCTGACACTAAGGTGAATATTATTGCTAGAATCCTTAGAATTCCTACTATAAGAAGCTATGAAAAGAACGGAAAGCAAGGACGGGTAGCCTCACTTGAATTACAAGACGCTACAGGAAAAATTACATACACATTATGGAATAAAAATGTAGAGTTAATTAAAGATTTAAATTTAGAAGATGGTGACACAGTAAAAATCCTTGCCGCTCAAGCTCGTGAAAGGACAAACAGGGACGGTGAAAATGAAATTTCTTTAAGTCATTGGGATGGAAGAATCGTTAAAGGCGAATATGATGTTCCGGAAGTTGAACAAGAGTTCTCTCAAATCGGTGACTTAAGTGAGCAAAAAGACGTTTCTATTAAAGGAGTTGTAATAAGACTTCAGGATATTAAAACTTTCCTTAGAAAAACTGACAATAGTGAAGGTAGATTAAGGAATTTCGATGTAGGTGATTCAACTGGAGCTATTAGGGTCACCGTTTGGGGTGATGATACTTCCTTGCCAATAAACAAGGGAGACATTGTTAAAATCATTGGAGGGGATGTTCGTTTCGATGAATACACTGAAAGCGGATACTCAATGAACACCAATTTCAATACTCAAATTACTATTAATCCTGAAAATTTAACAATCGAAGAATTAGATGAATTCGATGGAATAAGAGAACAGTTAAGACCTACTCCTATAGGTTCTATTGCAGAAATTGACGATGATGGAAAAGAAATTGACATAATCGGCAGAATCCTTTCTGTAAACGATATTAATGAATTCCAACGTGATGATGGATCTGTTGGTGTTGTTCGATCAGTCATGTTTGCCGATGAATCAGGCAAGGTTCAATTGTCTTTCTGGAATGAAAGAGCTCAAGAGGAATATGTTGTTGGAGATGCATACCAAATTGAAAATGCCAGAACAAGATTAGGCATGATGAGTGTTGATTTAAATATCGGAAATGGTGCTAGAGTCATTAAATTATCAGAAGAACAAGCGTCTGCAATGTTTATCCCTGAATTGTCTACATTAGAAAAAACAATTTATAATCCTAAAAAGATTGAAGATTTGGATGAGGATGAGGAAGATACTATTATCATGGGCAGAATCATTGAAATGTATGATGTTCGTGAATTTGACAGGGATACAGGCGACACAGGGCATGTTAGAAATATTGAAATAGCTGATGACACAGGCACTATCAGAGTGGCATTGTGGGATAAAGATGCAACTAAAGAACGTGAAATCGGAGATGCTATTAAATTGCAAAACCCTCGTTTAGAATTAAATAGGGATAATCGTCTTGAAGCTAGCGTATCAAGAGCTACAACCATTCTTGAACCTAGTGAAGCCGAATTAGATAAAATACCTTCCATTGATGAATTAATGGAAGCAATTTATGTTCCTAAAACAATCGAATCATTGCTTGAAGACGATACAAATGTTTGTGTCACCGGTACTATTAAGGAAGTAAGCACACAAAGGCCGATTCTTAAAAAATGTCCTAATTGTAACTCAACCGTTGAAGAAACAATCGATGAATATATTTGTGATAATTGTGGCCATACATTTGATGAACCTGATTATCTTTTAATGGTTCCTACAAGAATCGAAGATGATACTGGAGATATTCAAGTTACATTCTTTGATAATTTAGCTGAAGAACTTATCGGAATGAAAAAAGAGGAAATTATTAGTCTCACTGAAGATGGTTACGGCATTGAAGATAAGCTTGAAGATTTGAATGGTTTAACTATCGAGATTATAGCTAATGTTAATTTTGATGAGTATAATGAAGAAAATAGGTTAAATCCTAAGAAAATTTTAAACAAATATTTTTAA